In Armatimonas rosea, a single genomic region encodes these proteins:
- a CDS encoding DUF6368 family protein produces MGPLVRLLLPSGKTEEVLQTANTIFPRMGQKIESNQVDRWDCWVEDDSLIGGKYLGEGRPIYSSFSQVELEQEEMLVLQKHFGITPKREWHCDAGCNQLEDHLILGQLITYLIDTVGGVVDFYGALIPSLPEDMGRRGFWHYDWSDIEPYFEEMIRGMPGKIVSVPYDAGEGRTWVSHYAEVEFMKAWLKHPRFHMVK; encoded by the coding sequence ATGGGACCACTTGTGCGTTTGCTGTTGCCCTCAGGAAAAACTGAGGAGGTACTCCAAACTGCCAATACCATTTTTCCCAGGATGGGTCAAAAAATTGAGAGCAACCAGGTGGATCGTTGGGATTGTTGGGTAGAGGATGACTCACTGATTGGTGGCAAGTATCTGGGTGAAGGTAGACCTATCTATAGTTCCTTCTCTCAAGTGGAGCTGGAGCAAGAAGAGATGCTAGTGCTTCAGAAGCATTTCGGCATCACACCCAAACGGGAATGGCATTGCGATGCTGGTTGCAACCAGCTAGAGGATCATCTAATTCTTGGGCAATTGATAACCTACCTCATAGATACTGTTGGGGGAGTGGTGGACTTCTACGGAGCTTTGATCCCATCATTGCCAGAAGATATGGGGAGGCGAGGTTTCTGGCACTATGACTGGTCTGACATTGAGCCGTACTTTGAGGAAATGATCCGGGGGATGCCGGGGAAGATCGTGAGCGTTCCGTATGATGCTGGTGAAGGGCGTACCTGGGTTTCCCATTACGCGGAGGTTGAGTTTATGAAAGCGTGGTTGAAGCATCCCCGTTTTCATATGGTGAAGTAG
- a CDS encoding DUF4058 family protein, giving the protein MPPFPGMNPYLESVELWHNLHHALITCIAGELNQTLPQGFAAEMEEQVYLLPPQDSLYPDVAIVRRPSSTPNFASAPNPTAGAVALAPSPSLEIRAEPQEIHTSRVRVVTTRGRREVVAFIEVLSPTNKEGEGREEYWAKQAELLDSDTHLLEIDFLRGGKHTIAAPASTLAEQTGFWDYVVCLHRAGSGPVYQCWPFTLRDPLPIVVVPLTQGHPDIALNLPAIFAQACTLGPFARVVDYSAPPRPRLSPNDAAWAEELLRR; this is encoded by the coding sequence ATGCCGCCATTTCCTGGAATGAATCCGTACCTGGAGAGTGTGGAGCTGTGGCACAACCTGCACCACGCCCTGATTACCTGCATTGCGGGTGAGCTAAACCAGACCCTCCCTCAAGGCTTCGCTGCCGAAATGGAGGAGCAGGTCTATCTCTTGCCCCCTCAGGACTCGCTCTACCCCGATGTCGCTATCGTTCGGCGCCCCAGCTCCACACCCAACTTTGCCAGCGCACCCAATCCCACCGCAGGAGCCGTTGCGCTTGCTCCCTCTCCCTCGCTGGAGATTCGCGCCGAGCCACAAGAGATTCATACGTCGCGTGTGCGCGTCGTGACCACCAGAGGACGGCGAGAAGTCGTGGCGTTTATCGAGGTCCTCAGCCCAACCAATAAAGAGGGCGAGGGCCGCGAGGAGTACTGGGCAAAGCAAGCGGAGCTACTCGATAGCGACACGCATCTCCTAGAAATAGACTTTCTACGCGGTGGTAAGCATACCATCGCCGCTCCTGCGTCCACGCTCGCCGAGCAAACGGGCTTCTGGGACTACGTTGTCTGTCTCCACCGCGCCGGAAGTGGCCCCGTCTACCAGTGCTGGCCCTTCACCCTCCGCGATCCGCTGCCCATTGTGGTCGTCCCGCTGACGCAAGGCCACCCGGATATTGCCCTCAACCTCCCCGCGATCTTTGCGCAAGCCTGCACCCTCGGCCCCTTCGCCCGCGTCGTAGACTACTCTGCTCCCCCGAGGCCACGCCTGTCACCAAACGATGCTGCGTGGGCTGAGGAATTGCTTCGGCGCTAA
- the rpmI gene encoding 50S ribosomal protein L35, with protein MPKMKSHKSAVKRFHGTGTGKLMHRHSKRHHSMVKKSPQCLRRLYAEAVLDPGKAKALGRQLPYGANY; from the coding sequence ATGCCGAAGATGAAGAGCCACAAGAGCGCGGTCAAGCGATTTCATGGCACCGGCACCGGTAAGCTGATGCACCGTCACAGCAAGCGGCACCACTCGATGGTCAAGAAGAGCCCCCAGTGCCTTCGCCGCCTGTACGCCGAGGCAGTGCTCGATCCGGGCAAGGCCAAGGCCCTGGGACGACAGCTTCCCTACGGAGCCAACTACTAG
- the pheS gene encoding phenylalanine--tRNA ligase subunit alpha has product MTDELRQVEAEALAAIAEAQSTAALEEADIAYLGRKNGKLSGMMRQLGSLPVDQKPLFGQALNEAKGRVETALSERKAALAAAERALREQAEAIDVTLPGRGRTPGRLHPLTRTFADVKQVFLGLGFTFVDGPDVEDYLFNFDWLNYPQDHPAMDEQDTFYVEGGAPSGQPGAWLLRTHTTGSLQGRNFSNLPAVPFRMATMGRCFRRDAMDETHSHTFHQIDGFSVAEGISLADLKGVLAEIARGLFGPDAIVRFRPDFFPFVEPGVEVAVWWNNRWLELGGAGLIHPNILKRAGYDTEKYTGWAFGLGLDRMPMIRYGVKDLRLFLDNDLRFLGQF; this is encoded by the coding sequence ATGACAGACGAACTGAGACAAGTGGAGGCCGAGGCGCTCGCCGCGATTGCGGAGGCACAGTCCACGGCCGCGCTCGAAGAAGCCGATATCGCCTATCTGGGCCGCAAGAATGGCAAGCTGAGCGGGATGATGCGCCAGCTCGGGAGCCTGCCCGTCGACCAGAAGCCGCTCTTTGGGCAGGCGCTCAACGAGGCCAAGGGGCGTGTGGAGACCGCACTGTCGGAGCGAAAAGCCGCGCTCGCCGCCGCGGAGCGTGCGCTTCGGGAGCAGGCCGAGGCAATCGATGTCACCCTGCCGGGCCGCGGACGCACGCCGGGGCGCTTGCACCCGCTCACGCGCACCTTTGCGGATGTGAAGCAGGTCTTTCTGGGGCTGGGCTTCACGTTTGTGGACGGCCCCGATGTCGAGGACTATCTCTTTAACTTCGACTGGCTCAACTACCCGCAGGACCACCCGGCCATGGACGAGCAAGACACGTTCTATGTCGAGGGCGGGGCACCGTCGGGGCAGCCCGGCGCGTGGCTCCTGCGCACCCACACCACCGGCTCGCTCCAGGGCCGCAACTTTAGCAACCTGCCCGCCGTGCCGTTTCGCATGGCGACCATGGGCCGCTGCTTCCGGCGCGATGCCATGGACGAGACCCACTCGCACACCTTCCACCAGATCGACGGCTTCTCGGTCGCGGAGGGAATCTCCCTCGCCGATCTCAAGGGGGTCTTGGCCGAGATCGCCCGTGGCCTCTTCGGCCCCGATGCCATCGTGAGATTCCGCCCCGACTTCTTCCCGTTTGTCGAGCCAGGCGTCGAGGTGGCGGTGTGGTGGAACAACCGCTGGCTGGAGCTGGGCGGCGCGGGGCTGATCCACCCCAATATCCTCAAGCGCGCCGGCTATGACACTGAGAAATACACTGGCTGGGCCTTCGGTCTGGGCCTCGATCGCATGCCCATGATCCGCTACGGCGTCAAAGACCTGCGGCTCTTCCTCGACAACGACCTCCGATTTTTAGGGCAGTTCTGA
- the rplT gene encoding 50S ribosomal protein L20, translated as MPRVKRGVMVKKRHNKIIKQAKGYFSSRKNVFQTANEAVAKAGNYAYRDRRVKKRDFRRLWIARIGAACRNGGTRYSVFIHALGQAGIDLDRKVLADMVINDPAAFTALLKQVGVAG; from the coding sequence ATGCCTAGAGTCAAGCGTGGCGTGATGGTCAAGAAGCGCCACAATAAGATCATCAAGCAAGCGAAGGGCTATTTCAGCTCACGCAAAAATGTTTTTCAGACCGCCAATGAGGCCGTCGCCAAGGCCGGAAACTACGCCTACCGCGACCGCCGTGTCAAGAAGCGCGACTTCCGCCGCCTCTGGATCGCCCGTATCGGGGCCGCCTGCCGCAACGGGGGCACCCGCTACTCGGTGTTCATCCATGCCCTCGGTCAGGCTGGGATCGACCTGGACCGCAAGGTCCTGGCCGACATGGTCATCAACGACCCGGCAGCGTTTACCGCCCTCCTCAAGCAGGTGGGCGTCGCGGGCTAA
- the uvrA gene encoding excinuclease ABC subunit UvrA, producing the protein MHSHIVVRGARQNNLKNIDIDIPRDQLVVITGLSGSGKSSLAFDTLFAEGQRRYVESLSAYARQFLGQMDKPDVDQIEGLSPAVSIDQKSTSKNPRSTVGTVTEIYDYLRLLFARVGTPHCPKCGKPVTQQQPSQIVDVVMTMEEGARIQVLAPIIRGRKGEYKKELEELKKEGFARVRVDGTVYDLESVPTLDRYKQHDIDIVVDRIVVKPGVEKRVADSVETALKRSKGLVGVEIVGGEVLLFSENFACTSCGISLPEIEPRTFSFNSPFGACETCHGLGTQSEFDPELIAPDREMSIGQGGIKYFVYKSGKEIMSEGRTALFAAVAKKLGFTMETPLKKLTETQLHSLFYGIKGNVTMESKNRFGRTRHFDTEFPGVIAIMERHWNETSSDYIKQDLEQYRRNNPCPACKGQRLKPEALGVLFGGKNISQITAFSIAAAVDFVEKLTLTEREMLIARQILKEIGARLGFLKNVGLGYLTLDRAAGSLSGGEAQRIRLATQIGSGLMGVLYILDEPSIGLHQRDNTRLIETLVRLRDLGNTILVVEHDEETMEAADWLIDIGPGAGIHGGYVVAQGPPSVVKESPDSVTGAYLSGRKKIAPPAERRKGDGRNLTIVGARGNNLKNVTAQIPLGTMTVVTGVSGSGKSTLIQDTLYPRLMNEVYRSHMVASPHTGISGIEHIEKVIDIDQSPIGRTPRSNPATYTGTFDLIRDLFAATPEAKVRGYGPGRFSFNVKGGRCEACQGDGILKIEMHFLPDVYVPCEVCKGARYSRETLQVTYKGKSISDVLNMSVGEAVEFFEAVPRIARKVKTIADVGLDYIKLGQPATTLSGGEAQRVKLATELSKRSHAGTIYILDEPTTGLHFADIEKLLTLLQRLVDAGATVLVIEHNLDVIKCADWVLDLGPEGGDGGGMIVATGTPEQIAQCDTSHTGRYLKKML; encoded by the coding sequence CTGCACTCTCATATCGTCGTCCGTGGTGCCCGCCAGAACAACCTCAAGAACATCGACATCGATATTCCGCGCGACCAGCTGGTGGTGATCACGGGGCTCTCCGGGTCGGGGAAGTCGTCGCTGGCCTTCGACACGCTCTTTGCCGAGGGGCAGCGGCGCTATGTCGAGTCGCTCTCCGCCTACGCCCGGCAGTTCCTGGGGCAGATGGACAAGCCCGATGTGGACCAGATCGAGGGCCTCTCACCGGCGGTCTCCATCGACCAGAAGAGCACGTCGAAGAACCCCCGCTCGACCGTCGGCACAGTCACCGAGATCTACGATTATCTACGCCTGCTCTTTGCGCGTGTCGGGACGCCCCACTGCCCCAAGTGCGGCAAGCCGGTCACCCAGCAGCAGCCTAGCCAGATTGTCGATGTGGTGATGACGATGGAGGAGGGGGCGCGCATCCAGGTGCTCGCTCCGATCATCCGGGGCCGCAAGGGCGAGTACAAGAAAGAGCTGGAGGAGCTCAAGAAAGAGGGCTTTGCCCGTGTCCGAGTGGATGGCACGGTCTATGACCTAGAGAGTGTCCCCACTCTGGATCGCTACAAACAGCACGACATTGACATCGTTGTCGATAGAATTGTTGTCAAGCCCGGTGTCGAGAAGCGTGTCGCGGACTCCGTCGAGACGGCGCTAAAACGTAGTAAGGGCCTGGTCGGGGTGGAGATTGTCGGCGGCGAGGTGCTGCTCTTCTCCGAGAACTTTGCGTGTACCAGCTGTGGCATCTCCCTCCCCGAGATCGAGCCGCGGACGTTCTCGTTCAACTCCCCGTTTGGTGCTTGTGAGACCTGCCACGGCCTCGGCACCCAGTCCGAGTTCGACCCGGAGCTGATCGCCCCGGACCGCGAGATGAGTATCGGGCAGGGCGGCATCAAGTACTTTGTCTACAAGTCCGGCAAGGAGATCATGAGCGAGGGGCGCACAGCGCTCTTTGCCGCGGTCGCCAAGAAGCTGGGCTTCACGATGGAGACCCCGCTCAAGAAGCTCACCGAGACCCAGCTCCACTCGCTCTTCTATGGCATCAAGGGCAACGTGACCATGGAGTCCAAGAACCGCTTTGGGCGCACACGGCACTTCGACACCGAGTTTCCGGGGGTGATCGCCATCATGGAGCGCCACTGGAACGAGACCAGCTCGGACTACATCAAGCAGGACCTGGAGCAGTACCGCCGCAACAACCCGTGCCCTGCGTGCAAGGGCCAGCGCCTCAAGCCCGAGGCACTGGGCGTCCTCTTTGGCGGCAAGAACATCTCCCAGATCACCGCCTTCTCCATCGCCGCCGCCGTGGACTTTGTCGAGAAGCTCACCCTCACCGAGCGCGAAATGCTCATCGCCCGGCAGATATTAAAAGAGATCGGGGCGCGCCTGGGCTTCCTCAAGAATGTTGGGCTGGGCTACCTGACCCTAGATCGGGCCGCAGGCTCGCTCTCGGGTGGGGAGGCGCAGCGCATCCGCCTCGCCACCCAGATCGGCTCGGGCCTGATGGGGGTCTTGTATATCCTCGACGAGCCGAGTATCGGTCTGCACCAGCGCGACAACACCCGACTGATCGAGACCCTCGTGCGTCTGCGCGACCTAGGCAACACCATCTTAGTGGTCGAGCACGACGAAGAGACCATGGAAGCGGCGGACTGGCTGATCGATATCGGGCCGGGCGCAGGGATTCATGGTGGCTACGTGGTCGCACAAGGCCCGCCCAGTGTCGTGAAAGAGTCGCCGGACTCGGTCACGGGGGCCTACCTCTCTGGCCGCAAGAAGATCGCGCCGCCCGCCGAGCGGCGTAAAGGGGATGGTCGCAACCTGACCATTGTGGGCGCACGCGGCAACAACCTCAAGAACGTCACCGCGCAGATTCCGCTGGGCACCATGACCGTGGTCACGGGGGTCTCTGGCTCGGGCAAGTCCACCCTCATCCAGGACACGCTCTACCCCCGCCTGATGAATGAGGTCTACCGCTCGCACATGGTGGCCTCGCCGCATACCGGGATTTCGGGGATCGAGCATATCGAGAAGGTGATCGATATCGACCAGTCCCCGATTGGCCGGACGCCGCGCTCCAACCCCGCCACCTATACCGGCACCTTCGACCTAATCCGCGACCTCTTCGCCGCCACCCCCGAGGCAAAAGTGCGCGGCTACGGCCCCGGTCGCTTCAGCTTCAACGTGAAAGGCGGTCGCTGCGAAGCCTGCCAGGGCGATGGCATCCTGAAGATCGAGATGCACTTCCTCCCGGATGTCTATGTCCCCTGCGAGGTCTGCAAGGGCGCGCGCTACAGCCGGGAGACCCTGCAAGTGACCTACAAGGGCAAGAGCATCAGCGATGTCCTGAACATGTCGGTAGGGGAGGCAGTTGAGTTCTTCGAGGCCGTCCCACGCATCGCCCGCAAGGTGAAAACCATCGCCGATGTGGGTTTGGACTACATCAAGCTCGGCCAGCCCGCCACCACTCTCTCGGGCGGCGAAGCGCAGCGTGTCAAGCTCGCCACCGAGCTCTCCAAGCGCAGCCACGCTGGGACTATCTACATCCTCGATGAGCCCACCACCGGCCTGCACTTCGCCGATATCGAAAAGCTCCTCACCCTCCTTCAGCGCTTAGTGGATGCTGGAGCCACCGTCCTCGTCATCGAGCACAACCTCGATGTCATCAAGTGCGCCGACTGGGTGCTAGACCTCGGCCCCGAAGGCGGCGACGGCGGCGGGATGATCGTCGCCACCGGCACCCCCGAACAAATCGCCCAGTGCGACACAAGCCACACTGGGCGATACTTGAAGAAGATGCTGTAG
- a CDS encoding PilW family protein, with translation MTRRGHSMLEVLVAAVLGAIVIVGALLIFTGGIRLSLGLQAGSHALQNGSSSIDRMRQGLEEATAVQLPDDDAPLTPWSSALLGSQSHYQVQQGNTTLNTGLYVSLTTPQSLSFRTSATQLSTADIANRRSVTRGALLYRGDSQGTPAPSNGTFLWQWGYENGVVTSKTVLYRKLASTWDAVAFRRGSQSGQVLRYRLLLVDKDSYQQDRSALGANHESALETSDYAISLLNYAGEGVPSAALPTATGGHP, from the coding sequence ATGACACGCCGTGGACACTCGATGCTAGAGGTGCTTGTCGCGGCCGTGCTCGGTGCGATCGTGATCGTGGGAGCCCTGCTGATCTTCACGGGGGGGATACGCCTCTCCCTGGGACTCCAAGCGGGTAGCCACGCCCTACAAAACGGCTCCAGTAGTATCGATCGGATGCGACAAGGGCTCGAAGAGGCGACCGCGGTCCAGCTCCCCGACGACGACGCCCCCCTGACACCCTGGTCCAGCGCGCTCTTGGGTTCCCAGAGCCACTACCAAGTGCAGCAGGGCAACACCACCCTCAATACAGGACTCTACGTGAGCCTCACCACCCCCCAGAGCCTCTCGTTCCGAACCTCGGCGACACAGCTCTCCACGGCCGATATCGCCAACCGCCGCAGCGTCACCCGCGGTGCCCTGCTCTACCGCGGCGACTCCCAAGGCACTCCCGCGCCCAGCAATGGGACCTTTCTGTGGCAGTGGGGCTACGAAAACGGCGTGGTGACCTCGAAGACCGTTCTCTACCGCAAGCTCGCCTCGACCTGGGATGCGGTTGCCTTCCGGCGCGGGAGCCAGTCCGGCCAGGTCCTGCGCTACCGGCTCCTCCTAGTCGATAAGGACTCCTACCAGCAGGACAGATCCGCGCTTGGCGCAAACCACGAGAGCGCTCTGGAGACCTCGGACTACGCCATTAGCCTGCTCAACTACGCCGGGGAGGGCGTCCCCAGCGCCGCACTTCCCACGGCAACCGGAGGTCACCCATGA
- a CDS encoding LON peptidase substrate-binding domain-containing protein, translating to MGSSQGGRITEVPLFPLDLVLFPQMVMPLHIFEMRYRLMVQHCLKENLPFGIVLLTGSDDATKTVETAEVGCLAKIVESEPLPDGRFRIQIVGTERFRLLDTHDNRPYRSGLIELLYDQPTNEGNWEPLVDSLKEALKDYLTRQLARAGKRVAGFRLPEEPELLSFAAAYVLPIANLDKQTLLELTDTPARLLSARDVLRRATRKLEQEAPVPREWEPLTSERFRRYRCWN from the coding sequence ATGGGATCGTCGCAGGGGGGACGCATTACAGAGGTTCCGCTCTTTCCGCTGGACCTGGTACTCTTTCCGCAGATGGTGATGCCGCTGCATATCTTCGAGATGCGCTACCGCCTGATGGTGCAGCACTGCCTCAAAGAGAACCTCCCCTTTGGGATTGTCTTGCTGACGGGAAGCGATGACGCGACCAAGACTGTCGAGACCGCAGAAGTGGGGTGCCTGGCCAAGATCGTCGAGTCGGAGCCGCTCCCGGATGGCCGCTTTCGGATTCAGATTGTCGGCACCGAGCGCTTTCGCCTATTGGATACCCACGACAACCGGCCCTACCGCTCGGGGCTCATCGAGCTGCTCTACGACCAACCGACCAACGAGGGCAACTGGGAACCGTTAGTGGACTCGCTGAAAGAGGCGCTCAAGGACTACCTGACCCGGCAGCTCGCGCGGGCGGGCAAGCGGGTCGCGGGCTTTCGCCTGCCGGAGGAGCCCGAGCTTCTCTCCTTTGCTGCGGCCTATGTCCTGCCGATTGCCAACCTGGACAAGCAGACCTTGCTGGAGCTGACCGACACGCCCGCTCGCCTGCTCTCCGCGCGGGATGTGCTCCGTCGCGCAACCCGGAAGCTGGAGCAAGAGGCCCCGGTTCCCCGTGAGTGGGAGCCCCTCACGAGCGAGCGGTTTCGTCGCTACCGCTGCTGGAACTAA
- the pheT gene encoding phenylalanine--tRNA ligase subunit beta — protein sequence MRIPLSWLNDYIAVSDDEQEAVADALTMAGLEVEETLETPFGKVWYTKITPNRGDWASVYGTARELAAIYPNKKLQPPHPPRLAGAGGGVSIRIDDTANCHRFRATVIKNVKIGPTPQWIQDRLTAALGDRYRMINNVADITNYVMLELGQPLHAFDLDTIPNSEIVVRQALPGEKLVTLDGTEHELPQGTLCICDNQRAISIAGIMGGKETEITEGTTNVLLETAHFDPFCVRRTAKKVVRSEASYRFERYVDPNLVAIAGDRAAQLIVEHCGGEIVGVSEAVAQPIPKRRFLARLDRVRALLGVDVDRDAAIAALTRLGLEVEQSAGALDCLIPAWRPDLTIEDDIAEEVGRIALGYANLPEKIAWQIGQRGQDSPRAAFILRLKNALVQQGLQEVITHSLVADGGEGALVLRNPMAPEYSQLRTSLVPGHIGIAQRAVREGIRDIAIFEVASVYLAPSAPTSGGTLSEPLRVSGLVAGSASASLWAIKGESYPADFYFAKGIVESLLASLGIVAEYVADSSPLTHPYRTARVVVGGQPLGIIGELSAATIEANDLPKRTCIFDLDGEALLALAQETKVGFSALPEFASATRDVAPVFSKDVSYATIERVARESAGPLLEALRLADVFEDASKLGEGKRSLTLRFTLRAPDRTLTGEEIDSTLAGIRAALVGIGAERL from the coding sequence ATGAGAATTCCACTGAGTTGGTTAAATGACTACATCGCGGTTTCCGACGACGAGCAAGAGGCCGTCGCCGATGCGCTGACCATGGCGGGGCTGGAGGTCGAGGAGACGCTGGAGACGCCGTTTGGGAAGGTCTGGTACACCAAGATCACCCCCAACCGCGGCGACTGGGCCAGTGTCTACGGCACGGCAAGAGAGCTTGCCGCCATCTATCCAAACAAAAAACTCCAACCACCACATCCCCCCCGCTTGGCGGGGGCAGGGGGGGGAGTCTCCATCCGCATCGACGACACGGCCAACTGCCACCGGTTCCGGGCGACGGTCATTAAGAACGTCAAGATCGGCCCGACCCCGCAGTGGATTCAGGACCGCCTGACTGCCGCGCTGGGCGACCGCTACCGCATGATCAACAATGTCGCGGACATCACCAACTACGTCATGCTGGAGCTGGGGCAGCCGCTCCATGCCTTTGATCTAGACACGATCCCCAATAGTGAGATTGTCGTGCGGCAGGCGCTTCCGGGCGAGAAGCTGGTGACCCTGGATGGCACGGAGCACGAGCTTCCGCAGGGGACGCTCTGCATCTGCGACAATCAGCGGGCGATCTCGATTGCGGGGATCATGGGCGGCAAGGAGACCGAGATCACGGAGGGGACGACCAATGTCCTGCTGGAGACCGCGCACTTCGACCCGTTCTGCGTGCGGCGCACCGCCAAGAAGGTCGTGCGCTCCGAGGCGAGCTACCGGTTCGAGCGCTATGTCGATCCCAACCTCGTGGCGATTGCCGGCGACCGCGCGGCGCAGCTGATTGTCGAGCACTGTGGCGGCGAGATTGTCGGGGTTTCGGAGGCCGTGGCGCAGCCGATTCCCAAGCGACGGTTCCTGGCGCGGCTGGACCGTGTCCGGGCACTGCTGGGTGTCGATGTGGACCGCGATGCGGCGATTGCGGCCCTCACGCGTCTGGGGCTGGAGGTGGAGCAGTCCGCTGGGGCGCTCGACTGCCTGATTCCCGCCTGGCGGCCCGACCTGACCATCGAGGACGATATCGCGGAGGAGGTGGGGCGGATCGCGCTGGGCTACGCCAACCTCCCCGAGAAGATCGCCTGGCAGATCGGGCAGCGCGGGCAGGACTCGCCGCGGGCTGCGTTTATCCTGCGCCTGAAAAATGCCCTCGTGCAGCAGGGCTTGCAGGAGGTCATCACGCACTCCTTGGTCGCCGATGGCGGTGAAGGGGCGCTTGTCCTGCGGAACCCGATGGCCCCCGAGTACAGCCAGCTGCGAACATCGCTGGTGCCCGGCCACATCGGAATCGCCCAGCGTGCTGTTCGCGAGGGCATCCGTGATATCGCGATCTTCGAGGTGGCGAGCGTCTACTTGGCCCCCTCCGCCCCCACGAGTGGGGGAACCCTGAGTGAGCCGCTACGCGTCTCGGGATTGGTGGCCGGCTCGGCGAGCGCCAGTCTCTGGGCGATCAAGGGCGAGAGCTACCCCGCGGACTTCTACTTCGCCAAGGGGATTGTCGAGAGCCTCCTGGCAAGCCTGGGGATTGTCGCGGAGTATGTTGCGGACAGCTCGCCGCTGACACATCCCTATCGGACCGCGCGTGTGGTGGTCGGAGGGCAGCCCCTCGGCATTATCGGGGAGCTCTCCGCGGCGACCATCGAGGCCAATGACCTGCCCAAGCGCACCTGCATCTTCGACCTGGACGGCGAGGCACTGCTAGCGCTTGCGCAGGAGACCAAGGTCGGGTTCTCCGCGCTGCCGGAGTTCGCCTCGGCCACCCGCGATGTGGCACCGGTCTTCTCCAAGGATGTGTCTTATGCGACGATCGAGCGCGTGGCACGGGAGAGTGCTGGGCCACTTCTGGAGGCGCTGCGCCTCGCGGATGTCTTTGAGGATGCCAGTAAGCTGGGCGAGGGCAAGCGCTCGCTGACCCTACGCTTCACGCTTCGGGCTCCGGATCGGACACTCACGGGCGAGGAGATCGACTCCACGCTGGCAGGGATTCGTGCGGCTCTTGTCGGGATCGGTGCCGAGCGACTCTAA
- a CDS encoding NAD-dependent epimerase/dehydratase family protein — protein MGKARVLVTGAAGVAGRETARQLLVAGFEVRMADVGAPPKDAELAGVEFVRCDTRSPQDVEAAVEGCEGVVHLAAWHCGHIPPVSDATIFAVNVDGTFYVLEACVKFGVKAVAYASSMAYGHGGVYSVTKVIGEDLCRTWHNRTRRPITLLRYHDFVPKPYLAFGEKLLRNGVDARDVAASNVASISKGLEGGFGVLRSVIHTNHGMPADVVGDFKTHGLAWCEAQVPGSGALIAKYGITFPERVEQHDMSEAASVLGWTPQISFVTFLQDLAAREARGEDIRALWAPGLLPTAG, from the coding sequence ATGGGAAAAGCAAGAGTGTTGGTGACCGGTGCGGCAGGAGTGGCGGGGCGGGAGACGGCTCGGCAGCTGCTGGTGGCGGGGTTTGAGGTGCGGATGGCGGATGTCGGGGCGCCGCCTAAGGATGCCGAGCTGGCGGGAGTGGAGTTTGTGCGCTGCGACACGCGCTCGCCGCAGGATGTGGAGGCGGCGGTGGAGGGCTGCGAGGGGGTCGTGCACCTAGCGGCGTGGCACTGCGGGCATATTCCTCCCGTGAGTGATGCGACCATCTTCGCGGTGAATGTCGATGGGACGTTCTATGTTTTAGAGGCGTGTGTGAAGTTCGGCGTGAAGGCCGTGGCGTATGCCTCGTCGATGGCGTATGGGCACGGCGGGGTCTACTCGGTGACCAAGGTGATTGGCGAGGACCTGTGCCGGACATGGCACAACCGAACCCGGCGGCCGATCACGCTTTTGCGCTACCATGACTTTGTGCCCAAGCCCTATCTTGCGTTTGGGGAGAAGCTATTGCGTAATGGGGTCGATGCCCGCGATGTGGCTGCGTCGAATGTGGCTTCTATTTCGAAGGGGCTCGAAGGTGGCTTTGGGGTCTTGCGCTCCGTGATCCACACCAACCATGGGATGCCCGCCGACGTCGTGGGGGACTTTAAGACCCACGGCTTGGCGTGGTGTGAGGCGCAGGTGCCGGGCAGTGGTGCTCTGATCGCCAAGTACGGCATCACCTTCCCCGAGCGCGTGGAGCAGCACGATATGAGCGAGGCCGCGAGTGTGCTGGGCTGGACTCCCCAGATCAGCTTTGTCACCTTCTTGCAGGACCTCGCCGCGCGCGAGGCACGCGGCGAGGACATTCGGGCGCTCTGGGCACCGGGGCTCCTGCCTACAGCTGGCTAA